From the genome of Candidatus Electrothrix communis, one region includes:
- the amrB gene encoding AmmeMemoRadiSam system protein B — MLRQPAVADRFYDGDPTKLHKSLKGLIPESSEKISAKAILSPHAGYIYSGGVAGETFARINIPETVILLGPNHHGQGMPLAVGTQDWDMPLGQVPLANDLAQDLINSSSLFTADDTPHLYEHSLEVQVPFLQYFQKNLHILPVVVSRLSLRQCHQAATELAQAIRRSNRPTLLVASTDMTHYLSRQQASKQDHLALDHILDLDAAGLYDTVLSHHISMCGIIPTTITLLAAAELGAEQAELVRYTDSGEISGDTEQVVGYAGVIIR; from the coding sequence ATGCTTCGTCAACCCGCAGTTGCTGACAGGTTCTACGATGGTGACCCGACCAAGCTCCATAAATCTCTCAAGGGACTGATCCCTGAAAGTTCCGAAAAAATCTCGGCCAAGGCCATACTTTCGCCCCATGCAGGCTATATCTATTCAGGAGGGGTGGCTGGGGAGACCTTTGCTCGGATCAACATTCCCGAGACTGTGATTCTTCTCGGTCCCAATCATCACGGCCAAGGCATGCCTCTTGCTGTGGGGACTCAAGACTGGGATATGCCGCTGGGGCAAGTGCCGTTGGCAAACGACCTCGCTCAAGACCTGATCAACTCTTCTTCCCTCTTCACTGCTGACGACACGCCGCATCTCTATGAACATTCGCTGGAAGTCCAGGTCCCCTTTCTCCAGTATTTCCAAAAGAACCTCCACATCCTACCGGTGGTGGTTTCCCGGCTTTCTTTACGACAATGCCACCAGGCCGCTACCGAACTGGCCCAGGCTATCCGGCGCTCCAACCGCCCTACCCTGCTGGTCGCCAGTACAGACATGACCCATTACCTCTCTCGCCAGCAGGCCTCAAAACAGGACCATCTTGCCTTGGATCATATTCTGGATCTTGATGCAGCCGGGCTCTATGATACGGTGTTGTCCCACCACATCTCCATGTGCGGCATCATTCCCACCACCATTACCCTGCTGGCAGCGGCGGAGCTCGGGGCTGAACAGGCCGAACTTGTCCGGTACACGGATTCTGGAGAGATCAGCGGCGATACAGAGCAGGTTGTCGGCTATGCCGGAGTGATTATTCGCTGA
- a CDS encoding DNA translocase FtsK 4TM domain-containing protein, with protein MLKEYKQGTELYRESVVITCCFLGIFLLLSLVSYVLPIFATQPTLPAAGGNWCGGVGFYTAFYLFSFVGVISFFPVLLFFYVAAAVFTVSTTLDRLPYILAGGTGTLLAASGLLAGAEQIFFPSEFILPGGYLGDLLRGGLESALGVVGSVLILVLVLIFSLMASIRFSPLASALWFWEQTPLVVEKISAGKEWTGERIITWKTERQKRLAERPASLTINRPRPVTALPVLQSAKKVFSAVEKRLETSQGLPAVHEPVKRETVMETENDRVAVNSPAGRTGEFHLPPISLLEKNTQSDLEVDRKHYYSVSEKLVAKLLDFSVKGDVVGVSPGPVVTTYEFAPAAGVKINKVVNLADDVAMVLKVDRVRVVGSIPGKAAIGIEIPNPERKTVFFRDILLSNAYRRSASYLTVALGVDSIGKPAVADLTRMPHLLIAGATGAGKSVAINAFICSILYKATPDMVRLLMIDPKRIELSVYEGIPHLLHPVVVEPKMASRALIWAVREMERRYKLLEALRVKSFTSYNEVAEEKLPYIVIIVDELADLMMVASKDVETSIARLAQMARAAGMHIILATQRPSVDVLTGLIKANFPTRISFKVSSKVDSRTILDGSGAEHLLGNGDMLFLPPGAAKLKRIHGAFISEEETERIIGFLKQQGAAEYDETVLQMVEEEAAGGEDGETEYDEKYDEAVAVVTETGQASISMVQRRLRVGYNRAARMIEMMERDGVVGPSDGSRPREVLAQGNYS; from the coding sequence ATGCTTAAGGAATACAAACAGGGAACAGAGCTGTATAGAGAATCAGTAGTAATTACCTGCTGTTTTCTTGGAATTTTTCTTCTGCTCAGTCTTGTCAGTTACGTTTTGCCAATTTTTGCGACGCAACCGACATTGCCTGCCGCAGGAGGAAATTGGTGCGGCGGTGTGGGGTTTTATACGGCCTTTTACCTCTTTTCCTTTGTCGGCGTTATCTCGTTTTTTCCTGTTCTCCTTTTTTTCTATGTGGCGGCGGCGGTGTTCACCGTTTCAACAACCCTTGATCGTCTTCCCTATATTCTTGCCGGTGGTACCGGTACCCTGCTTGCAGCTTCCGGGTTATTGGCTGGCGCTGAGCAGATTTTTTTCCCGTCCGAGTTCATCCTCCCTGGTGGATATCTGGGCGATCTGCTGCGAGGCGGCCTAGAAAGTGCTTTGGGAGTTGTCGGATCTGTCCTGATTTTGGTTTTGGTCCTGATTTTTTCTCTCATGGCCTCAATCCGTTTTTCCCCTCTTGCCTCGGCCCTCTGGTTCTGGGAGCAAACGCCGTTGGTTGTGGAGAAGATATCTGCTGGCAAGGAGTGGACAGGGGAAAGGATTATCACCTGGAAGACAGAGCGGCAGAAGCGGCTGGCGGAACGACCTGCTTCCCTGACGATCAACCGCCCTCGTCCTGTGACGGCTCTGCCCGTGTTGCAATCTGCAAAGAAGGTATTCAGTGCAGTGGAGAAAAGGTTGGAGACCTCCCAGGGCTTGCCAGCGGTTCATGAACCGGTCAAGAGAGAGACGGTCATGGAGACAGAGAATGACCGAGTTGCTGTGAACTCGCCAGCTGGACGAACAGGGGAGTTTCATTTGCCACCGATCTCTCTCCTTGAAAAGAACACCCAGAGCGATTTGGAGGTTGATCGGAAACATTATTATAGTGTGAGTGAAAAATTGGTTGCCAAATTACTGGACTTCTCGGTGAAGGGAGATGTGGTCGGGGTTTCTCCTGGCCCGGTGGTCACCACCTATGAGTTTGCCCCGGCTGCTGGTGTGAAGATCAACAAGGTTGTCAATCTTGCCGATGATGTGGCAATGGTTCTTAAAGTGGATCGGGTCAGGGTTGTGGGGTCAATTCCGGGCAAGGCCGCCATTGGTATAGAAATTCCTAACCCGGAACGAAAGACCGTGTTCTTTCGCGATATCCTGCTGAGTAATGCCTACCGTCGTTCTGCCTCCTACCTGACTGTTGCTCTGGGCGTTGATTCCATCGGCAAACCTGCTGTGGCGGATCTGACCAGGATGCCTCATCTGCTCATTGCTGGGGCCACCGGTGCCGGTAAGTCTGTGGCTATTAACGCTTTTATATGTTCCATTCTCTATAAAGCGACCCCAGACATGGTTCGTCTCTTGATGATTGATCCGAAACGGATTGAATTGTCGGTCTACGAGGGGATTCCCCATCTGCTCCATCCTGTGGTGGTCGAACCGAAAATGGCCAGCCGTGCCCTGATCTGGGCTGTGCGTGAGATGGAACGGCGTTATAAACTGCTGGAGGCGCTTCGGGTTAAGTCTTTTACCTCCTATAACGAAGTGGCAGAGGAGAAACTTCCTTATATTGTCATTATTGTTGATGAATTGGCAGATCTGATGATGGTGGCTTCCAAGGATGTGGAGACCTCCATCGCCCGGTTGGCGCAGATGGCGCGGGCCGCTGGTATGCATATTATTTTGGCGACTCAGCGGCCTTCTGTGGATGTGCTCACCGGTCTGATTAAGGCTAACTTTCCCACTAGGATTTCTTTTAAGGTCTCTTCTAAGGTGGATTCCAGGACTATCTTGGATGGCTCCGGGGCTGAGCATCTTTTGGGTAACGGTGATATGCTCTTTCTGCCGCCAGGGGCTGCCAAGCTGAAGCGTATCCACGGGGCTTTTATCTCCGAGGAAGAAACAGAGCGAATTATTGGCTTTCTCAAGCAACAGGGTGCTGCGGAGTATGACGAGACTGTGCTTCAGATGGTGGAGGAGGAGGCGGCAGGCGGTGAGGATGGAGAGACGGAATATGACGAGAAATATGATGAGGCCGTTGCTGTGGTGACCGAGACCGGCCAGGCCTCCATTTCTATGGTCCAGCGGCGGCTGCGGGTAGGGTATAACCGGGCGGCCCGGATGATTGAGATGATGGAGCGAGACGGGGTGGTCGGTCCTTCAGATGGCTCTCGGCCCAGAGAGGTGTTGGCTCAAGGGAATTATTCCTGA
- a CDS encoding response regulator, with the protein MQSEQDAILVVDDQPANLKVLLSFLQEHDYRVYMVDSGQRALDILPKIQPDLVLLDVMMPGMNGFEICRRIKADKKLAALPIIFMTALDSVGDKVTGFSVGAVDYITKPFQQVEVLARINTHITLRKRERELEAALDEIKTLNGILPICSYCKQIRNDEGYWQQVEEYISEHSQAMFSHGVCPICYKKEMERLEVKDA; encoded by the coding sequence ATGCAATCCGAACAAGACGCAATACTCGTAGTTGATGACCAACCTGCCAATCTCAAGGTGCTGCTTTCCTTTTTACAGGAGCATGATTACCGGGTATATATGGTGGATAGCGGTCAGCGGGCATTGGATATTCTGCCGAAGATTCAACCGGATCTTGTCTTACTGGATGTGATGATGCCGGGGATGAACGGTTTTGAGATATGCAGGAGGATCAAGGCTGATAAGAAGCTGGCTGCTCTGCCGATCATTTTTATGACCGCACTGGATAGTGTGGGAGATAAGGTGACTGGTTTTTCAGTCGGAGCAGTTGATTATATTACTAAACCTTTTCAACAGGTAGAGGTGCTGGCTCGTATTAATACCCATATTACGTTGCGGAAACGGGAAAGAGAGTTGGAAGCGGCGCTGGACGAGATAAAAACCTTGAACGGAATTTTGCCTATTTGTTCCTATTGTAAGCAGATTCGTAACGATGAAGGGTATTGGCAGCAGGTAGAAGAGTATATATCTGAACATTCTCAAGCGATGTTCAGCCACGGCGTCTGCCCCATTTGTTACAAGAAGGAGATGGAGCGTCTTGAAGTAAAGGATGCTTGA
- a CDS encoding PAS domain S-box protein, whose protein sequence is MPEKEPSILLIEDNPDHADLFLANLELTAYRGARVVHHRTLEGGFATLKVDPFDLLFIDLSLRDSTISETLDQLSSLVAPCPVIVLTSLDDEQTILNVIRKGADDCLPKSELTDTLLERLIQFNLDRWQLKRQLVESREAYRDLYHHSPNMMCSVDAKTETILTCNQTLAEKLCYSREELEGREIFAIYHPDSLPDARKAFDSFLETGVVNNAELQLKRRDGEKVDVLLNVSAVRDKNGKILHTRSTWIDITEKKSAERQLHYMQRLSRLIIETVPDLLWLKDIDGIYLVCNPRLEQLYGVSEDEIIGKTDYDFTDQEQADFFRKNDRVAADAGRSVMNEEWVTFVSDGAKVLLQTTKTPLIFEDGTVAGILGIGHDITWLHEAAEKAEAASRAKSAFLSNITHELRTPLNAILGYTQIFLRDGTFTAKQRNGIRTIHRAGEHLLLLINDILDISKIEYGKLEVVEAEVHPLSFLHDIKDIIELRTKEKGLDFRYVVEGEVPFTILVDGLRLRQVLLNLLSNAVKFTECGYCTLLVRGESRGENDRVLLTFEVEDSGPGIAPEDQEIIFEPFRQVGERLHHSEGTGLGLSISSQLVHLMGGDLQLLSPLGREVTGCEGPGSRFFFTLEVPFLHNETSDPFQSPVTGYISLEESGRKQQILVVDDAPSNRAVLRDILESVGFVVYEVKDGEKIVERCKAVQPDILLMDLPIPARSAQEVLQAGFQIKQHKDLAHIPMIALATLVTEERALRQQCLEHGFCDVVGKPYSARKLFETMATHLSVKLIYGGKKETVIPEDCIMPLSEVLDELVVLVEIGDINGIGTKIQEICEMDSGKYSVFCNHLRKYFDEFQFTELLNFIAANRSKELCNPNKTQYS, encoded by the coding sequence ATGCCTGAAAAGGAGCCGAGCATACTCCTGATTGAGGATAATCCTGATCATGCCGATCTGTTTCTGGCCAATCTTGAGCTGACCGCCTATCGTGGTGCCCGAGTTGTGCATCATCGAACCTTGGAGGGCGGATTTGCTACCCTGAAGGTGGATCCATTTGATCTGCTGTTCATTGATTTGTCGCTCAGGGACAGTACGATCAGTGAGACCCTTGATCAGCTCTCCTCCTTGGTTGCCCCCTGTCCGGTCATTGTGCTGACGTCTCTGGATGATGAGCAAACCATCCTCAACGTTATCAGGAAAGGAGCTGATGACTGCCTGCCTAAATCCGAGTTGACTGATACCCTGCTTGAGCGCCTGATTCAGTTCAATCTGGACCGCTGGCAACTCAAACGACAGCTTGTTGAAAGCAGGGAGGCGTACAGGGATCTGTATCATCATTCTCCGAATATGATGTGTTCGGTTGATGCGAAGACGGAAACAATATTAACTTGTAATCAAACCTTGGCGGAAAAACTTTGTTATAGCCGAGAGGAACTTGAAGGGAGAGAGATTTTTGCCATCTATCATCCTGACAGTCTGCCCGATGCCCGCAAGGCCTTTGACTCCTTTCTTGAAACAGGAGTTGTCAACAATGCAGAGTTGCAGTTGAAGCGACGGGATGGGGAGAAGGTTGATGTTTTACTCAATGTCTCTGCTGTTCGGGATAAGAATGGAAAAATTCTTCACACCCGATCCACTTGGATCGATATAACAGAAAAAAAATCTGCTGAAAGGCAGCTGCATTATATGCAGCGGCTGAGCCGACTGATTATTGAAACCGTTCCGGACTTGCTCTGGCTTAAGGATATCGACGGGATATATCTTGTTTGTAACCCTCGTTTAGAGCAGTTGTACGGAGTTTCGGAAGATGAGATCATCGGCAAGACGGATTATGATTTTACTGACCAAGAACAGGCCGATTTTTTCAGGAAAAATGATCGTGTTGCTGCTGATGCCGGTAGATCTGTGATGAATGAAGAATGGGTTACCTTTGTCTCTGACGGGGCAAAAGTACTGCTTCAGACGACCAAGACGCCCTTGATTTTTGAGGATGGAACCGTTGCAGGGATATTGGGGATTGGTCATGATATTACATGGTTACACGAGGCTGCGGAGAAGGCCGAAGCAGCCAGTAGGGCTAAATCAGCTTTTCTTTCCAATATAACTCATGAACTGCGAACCCCCTTGAACGCTATTCTCGGTTATACGCAAATTTTCTTAAGAGATGGCACCTTTACAGCCAAGCAGCGAAACGGCATAAGAACCATCCATCGGGCCGGTGAACATCTCCTGCTCCTGATCAATGATATCCTGGATATTTCTAAGATAGAATATGGAAAGCTTGAGGTTGTGGAAGCAGAGGTACATCCTCTTTCCTTTCTCCATGATATAAAGGATATTATAGAACTTCGTACCAAGGAGAAAGGGCTTGATTTCCGCTATGTTGTTGAGGGCGAGGTCCCGTTCACCATCCTCGTGGACGGGTTGCGGTTGCGTCAGGTTCTCCTCAATCTGCTTTCCAATGCAGTGAAATTTACCGAATGCGGGTATTGCACGCTCTTGGTTCGAGGTGAGAGTAGAGGAGAAAATGATAGGGTCCTGTTAACCTTCGAGGTGGAGGACAGCGGTCCAGGAATTGCGCCGGAAGACCAGGAAATAATCTTTGAACCGTTTCGTCAGGTCGGTGAACGATTACACCACAGTGAAGGAACCGGGCTGGGATTGTCTATCAGCTCACAGTTGGTGCATCTTATGGGAGGGGATCTTCAACTCCTCAGTCCGCTGGGCCGGGAAGTCACAGGCTGTGAAGGGCCGGGCAGCCGCTTTTTCTTTACCTTGGAAGTGCCGTTCCTGCATAATGAAACCTCGGACCCGTTTCAGTCGCCTGTGACCGGCTATATCTCTCTGGAAGAATCCGGGAGGAAACAGCAGATTTTGGTTGTTGATGATGCGCCGTCCAATCGGGCTGTGCTGAGGGATATTCTCGAATCAGTGGGTTTTGTTGTGTATGAAGTCAAGGACGGTGAAAAGATCGTAGAGAGATGTAAGGCTGTGCAGCCGGATATTCTCCTGATGGATTTGCCAATACCTGCAAGATCTGCACAAGAGGTTTTGCAGGCGGGGTTCCAAATAAAGCAGCATAAGGACTTAGCTCATATTCCGATGATTGCACTTGCAACCTTGGTGACAGAGGAAAGGGCACTGCGACAGCAATGTTTGGAGCACGGTTTCTGTGATGTTGTCGGGAAGCCCTATTCAGCGAGGAAACTTTTTGAGACTATGGCGACTCACCTGTCTGTCAAATTGATATACGGCGGAAAAAAAGAGACGGTCATTCCAGAAGACTGCATCATGCCCCTGTCAGAGGTACTGGATGAGCTGGTTGTCCTTGTCGAAATAGGCGACATTAACGGGATCGGCACAAAGATACAAGAGATATGCGAAATGGATTCGGGGAAATACTCAGTCTTCTGTAACCATCTCAGGAAATATTTCGATGAATTTCAATTTACAGAACTGTTGAATTTTATCGCGGCGAACCGGAGTAAGGAGTTATGCAATCCGAACAAGACGCAATACTCGTAG
- a CDS encoding response regulator, with translation MSEPRTEQLLLVEDSDDHAELAEFYITDYSDRIRVDRLRDGAAAMTYLEQVEASPQQRLPWLVLLDLKLPKYDGLDILARIKGSKRLAGIPVVIFSTSNSGKDIKQALKNYANSYIVKPMEADRYGEVISEILQYWELNQHHLAQDTDRSDA, from the coding sequence ATGAGTGAGCCAAGAACTGAGCAACTTTTGCTGGTTGAGGATAGCGATGATCATGCTGAACTTGCCGAGTTCTATATTACGGATTACAGTGACAGGATTCGTGTTGACCGCCTCCGTGATGGGGCTGCGGCTATGACTTATCTCGAGCAGGTAGAAGCCTCTCCGCAACAGCGCCTCCCTTGGCTGGTTCTGCTGGATCTGAAATTGCCCAAGTATGACGGGCTTGATATTTTAGCCCGCATTAAAGGCAGCAAGCGGCTGGCCGGAATTCCGGTGGTGATTTTTTCTACCTCCAACTCTGGAAAGGACATTAAGCAGGCCCTGAAGAATTATGCCAATAGTTATATTGTCAAACCGATGGAGGCTGACCGATACGGAGAGGTCATTAGCGAAATTTTGCAGTACTGGGAATTAAATCAGCACCATTTGGCGCAGGATACGGATCGAAGCGATGCCTGA